A window of Haloarcula sp. H-GB4 contains these coding sequences:
- a CDS encoding Na+/H+ antiporter NhaC family protein, whose protein sequence is MTSLTLEPLTYEDIPSERRPGVLQALVPVLGVVLFLGIGSGYLKLAPHGPLLWSIVLTGAVGKYWLGYSWDDLYEGLADSLLMGLQAILILFTIYGLIATWVSAGTIPGLMYYGLSILTPDVFLPATALLAMVVAFSIGSSWTTAGTLGVAFIGIGSGLGVPTPMTAGAILSGAYAGDKQSPLSDTTNLAAAVTNTDLYDHIRAMRNGTVLAFGLSVLLYAALGLRAVGEIPTGRVAEIQGALAGSYELSALVLLPLVVTFGLALYGIPALPTLVAGVFAGAFTTIFVQGRSFTAAWTVFLDGTAPETGTALVNDLLASGGISGSAWTIAVVVAALSLGGLLERTGVLAVLAHHLATAVRGQRSLVIGTGISAIFVNAFSAQQYMSIVVPGLTLRNLYDEYGLSSDDLSQAIESAGTPTGALFPWHAGAVYMSAVFGVGTLAYAPYYFFAFLSPLVLFATTLFGGRYDGSEQADSVTSSAVADD, encoded by the coding sequence GTGACATCACTCACTCTTGAACCGTTGACGTACGAGGACATCCCGTCGGAGCGCCGTCCGGGGGTACTGCAGGCGCTGGTCCCCGTACTCGGTGTCGTGCTGTTCCTCGGCATCGGATCGGGATATCTAAAGCTGGCCCCACACGGGCCGCTGCTCTGGAGCATCGTGCTGACTGGCGCAGTCGGCAAATACTGGCTCGGCTACTCGTGGGACGACCTCTACGAGGGTCTCGCGGACAGTCTACTAATGGGGCTACAGGCAATTCTCATCCTGTTCACCATCTACGGGCTCATCGCGACGTGGGTGAGCGCAGGGACCATCCCCGGGCTGATGTACTACGGGCTCTCCATACTGACGCCGGACGTGTTCCTGCCGGCGACGGCGCTGCTTGCGATGGTCGTCGCGTTCTCCATTGGGTCATCGTGGACGACAGCCGGCACGCTCGGCGTGGCCTTCATCGGCATCGGCTCCGGTCTCGGTGTGCCAACGCCGATGACTGCCGGTGCCATCCTCTCGGGTGCCTACGCGGGCGACAAGCAGTCGCCCCTCTCGGATACGACGAACCTCGCGGCCGCTGTGACGAACACCGACCTCTACGACCACATCCGGGCGATGCGCAACGGGACTGTGCTTGCGTTTGGCCTCTCAGTACTGCTCTACGCTGCGCTTGGACTGCGTGCCGTCGGTGAAATCCCGACCGGGCGTGTCGCCGAGATACAGGGTGCGCTTGCTGGGAGCTACGAACTCTCAGCGTTGGTGCTCCTTCCGCTCGTTGTCACCTTCGGGCTGGCGCTGTACGGAATCCCGGCGCTCCCGACACTCGTCGCCGGGGTCTTTGCCGGGGCCTTCACGACCATCTTCGTGCAGGGCCGGTCGTTCACTGCCGCCTGGACCGTCTTTCTCGACGGGACGGCCCCTGAAACGGGGACAGCGCTCGTGAACGACCTGTTGGCAAGTGGTGGTATCTCGGGGTCGGCATGGACGATTGCCGTCGTCGTCGCAGCCCTCAGTCTCGGTGGGCTGCTTGAACGGACCGGCGTCCTCGCCGTGCTCGCACACCATCTCGCGACCGCTGTCCGTGGCCAGCGCAGCTTGGTCATTGGGACCGGCATTTCGGCTATCTTCGTCAACGCCTTTTCGGCACAGCAGTACATGAGCATCGTCGTCCCCGGCCTCACGCTCCGGAACCTCTATGACGAGTACGGTCTGTCCAGCGACGACCTCTCACAGGCTATCGAGTCCGCCGGAACCCCGACCGGCGCGCTCTTCCCGTGGCACGCCGGTGCCGTCTACATGTCTGCGGTCTTCGGGGTTGGAACGCTTGCATACGCCCCGTACTACTTCTTCGCGTTCCTCTCGCCGTTGGTCCTGTTTGCGACGACGCTGTTCGGTGGGCGATACGACGGGTCCGAGCAGGCTGATTCGGTCACGTCATCCGCTGTCGCCGACGACTGA